From Triticum urartu cultivar G1812 chromosome 2, Tu2.1, whole genome shotgun sequence, a single genomic window includes:
- the LOC125538326 gene encoding uncharacterized protein LOC125538326, protein MLPPSEAEALALLRKGADGRKNFVAWFIEKGNDPTESMDEELRWVSMGFDPVVMTCEKYDVNGYRFHTEEHQNSRPDPKTINTGVFTEGDNEVDYYGRVGKIYELTFKRGREHLSLTVFKCRWFDPNKGLRHTPSVGLVEVKPSTVYAGADLFIAATQATKVYYLPYPCQKEYLKGWEVVFKVSPHGKLPDPNDDDYYNINPMTYEGVFYQEEHDDVVQNNEDDDLGYVDLDPNDDDARIDGEAVVNQRDIIMLEKLNEDADDEEEPPPPSDNEEDMRDSDDETGPEIDYNSDDSYGF, encoded by the exons ATGCTGCCTCCTTCTGAAGCGGAGGCACTTGCTCTTCTCCGAAAGGGTGCTGATGGAAGGAAAAATTTCGTTGCGTGGTTCATCGAGAAA GGAAATGATCCGACCGAATCAATGGATGAAGAATTGAGATGGGTTTCCATGGGTTTTGATCCTGTCGTCATGACATGCGAAAAGTATGATGTGAATGGGTATCGCTTCCATACAGAGGAGCACCAGAACAGTCGGCCTGATCCCAAAACCATAAATACCGGAGTCTTCACTGAAGGAGATAATGAAGTAGATTACTACGGAAGGGTAGGAAAAATATACGAGCTTACATTCAAACGTGGCCGCGAACACCTAAGTCTCACTGTGTTCAAATGCCGATGGTTCGACCCCAATAAGGGTCTGAGACATACGCCTTCTGTTGGTTTAGTTGAAGTTAAACCATCAACCGTCTATGCCGGAGCTGATCTCTTTATCGCCGCTACCCAGGCCACAAAAGTATATTATCTGCCTTACCCATGCCAGAAAGAGTACCTAAAGGGTTGGGAAGTTGTGTTCAAGGTGTCGCCGCATGGTAAGCTACCGGACCCGAACGATGATGATTACTACAACATAAACCCCATGACATACGAGGGAGTGTTCTATCAAGAGGAACATGATGACGTGGTCCAAAACAACGAGGATGATGACTTGGGTTATGTTGACCTAGACCCAAACGACGACGACGCACGGATTGATGGTGAGGCAGTTGTGAATCAAAGAGACATAATTATGCTTGAAAAGTTAAATGAAGACGCTGACGATGAGGAAGAGCCTCCACCTCCGTCAGACAACGAAGAAGATATGCgtgatagtgatgatgagaccGGTCCAGAAATAGATTACAATAGTGatgattcatatgggttctag